One genomic window of Campylobacter curvus includes the following:
- a CDS encoding cysteine hydrolase family protein — protein sequence MNLTQKEADFIVSIKRWHEGLKPLKFDEIFKNGAHNVAFISVDMINGFCHEGTLSSPRCAAIASKLAQTFKIAHDDFHLKNFVLIEDSHDENCAEFSDFPPHAIKGGKEAETIDELKNLDFYKEMKIFKKNSLSSAFCKGFNDFIAQNPQIDTFVIFGDCTDLCVYQLVSHLKLQANEHDIKRRVIVPDALVQTYDSPQHDGDLYHLIFLHHMSIGLGAKVVKDIV from the coding sequence ATGAATTTAACGCAAAAAGAGGCTGACTTCATAGTCAGTATCAAAAGATGGCACGAGGGGCTAAAACCACTTAAATTTGATGAAATTTTTAAAAACGGTGCGCACAATGTCGCCTTTATCAGTGTGGATATGATAAATGGCTTTTGTCATGAGGGTACGCTTTCTAGCCCAAGGTGCGCTGCTATCGCTTCAAAGCTCGCTCAAACTTTTAAAATAGCACACGATGACTTCCATCTTAAAAATTTCGTCCTCATAGAGGATAGTCACGATGAAAATTGCGCGGAATTTAGCGACTTCCCGCCACACGCTATAAAAGGTGGCAAGGAGGCCGAGACGATAGACGAGCTAAAAAATTTGGATTTTTATAAAGAGATGAAAATTTTTAAGAAAAATTCGCTAAGCTCGGCATTTTGCAAAGGATTTAACGACTTCATCGCGCAAAATCCGCAGATCGATACCTTCGTCATCTTTGGCGACTGCACCGATCTATGCGTCTATCAGCTGGTATCTCACCTAAAACTTCAAGCCAACGAGCACGACATCAAGCGCCGTGTCATAGTCCCAGACGCTCTCGTGCAGACCTACGACTCGCCGCAGCATGACGGAGATTTGTATCATTTAATATTTTTACATCATATGAGCATAGGGCTTGGCGCAAAGGTCGTAAAAGACATCGTTTGA
- a CDS encoding sensor histidine kinase, which yields MSEQKDIQDGLKSLIEQTYLIEQEYKNLHASYENLQKIVKDVVDVMPTALWVLNDDGSLFLQNSQAAKKSELFKHINFSSDQEIEFRGAVYLVKIADKDGKKIVSAVDITEQKRNERLVSMGQVAAHLAHEIRNPIGSVSLLASTLLKRADAKTQPIASEIQRAIWRVERIIKATLLFTKGVQINAGVFNFLELKSECEEALRYYAYSKDIDINLGFESGFYNGDKDLLAMVFQNLLFNAVDAIEESDDESGEISLRYEKTDKEHKFYLYDSGVSIKDKGAVFEPFKTSKQKGNGLGLALCVQIIAAHKGSIEVTLEPKAFYVNLPIFKDKQ from the coding sequence ATGAGTGAGCAAAAAGACATACAAGACGGGCTAAAAAGCCTGATAGAGCAAACCTACCTCATTGAGCAAGAGTATAAGAACCTGCATGCCTCGTATGAAAATCTACAAAAGATAGTGAAGGACGTGGTCGATGTCATGCCGACCGCACTTTGGGTGTTAAATGATGACGGCAGCCTCTTTTTGCAAAATTCGCAAGCCGCAAAAAAGAGCGAGCTTTTTAAGCATATAAATTTCAGCAGTGATCAGGAGATAGAATTTCGCGGGGCCGTCTATCTCGTAAAGATCGCCGATAAAGACGGCAAAAAAATCGTCTCGGCAGTCGATATCACCGAGCAAAAACGCAACGAGCGCCTAGTCTCCATGGGTCAAGTGGCCGCGCACCTGGCTCACGAGATCAGAAACCCCATAGGTTCGGTCTCCCTGCTCGCTTCCACTCTTTTAAAACGAGCCGACGCTAAAACGCAGCCCATCGCCAGCGAGATACAAAGGGCGATCTGGCGGGTCGAACGTATCATAAAAGCGACGCTACTTTTCACCAAAGGTGTGCAGATAAACGCCGGAGTTTTCAACTTCCTGGAGCTTAAGAGTGAATGCGAGGAAGCGCTTAGATACTACGCTTATTCAAAGGATATCGATATAAATTTAGGCTTTGAGAGCGGCTTTTACAATGGCGATAAGGACCTGCTCGCCATGGTCTTTCAAAACCTGCTCTTTAACGCCGTAGATGCGATCGAGGAAAGCGACGACGAGAGCGGCGAGATCAGCCTAAGATACGAGAAAACGGACAAAGAGCATAAATTTTACCTCTACGACAGCGGAGTTAGTATAAAGGACAAAGGTGCGGTCTTTGAACCGTTTAAAACGAGTAAGCAAAAGGGCAACGGGCTAGGTCTAGCACTTTGCGTGCAGATCATCGCCGCGCACAAGGGCAGCATCGAGGTGACGCTAGAACCAAAGGCGTTTTATGTAAATTTACCAATATTTAAGGATAAACAATGA
- a CDS encoding NAD(P)H-dependent oxidoreductase — protein MRIEELGKLYPDFKIDVKAKQERLMKADVIVLQFPFFWYSVPSLMQKWFEDVLVHGFSHGSTGDKLKGKILIASFTSGAPEEMYKKGALQNHEVGEFLIPLEQLASLTGMKWGGYVYSGGLSYASRNDEAKLAQMRAKAKEHAARLNEFIKNL, from the coding sequence GTGAGGATCGAGGAGCTTGGCAAGCTCTATCCTGATTTTAAGATAGACGTGAAAGCCAAGCAAGAGCGCCTTATGAAGGCCGATGTCATCGTGCTTCAGTTTCCGTTTTTCTGGTATAGTGTGCCGTCTTTGATGCAAAAATGGTTCGAGGATGTGCTAGTGCATGGCTTCTCACACGGCAGCACTGGCGATAAGCTAAAGGGTAAAATTTTGATTGCTTCATTTACGAGCGGAGCGCCTGAAGAGATGTATAAAAAAGGCGCTTTGCAAAATCATGAAGTAGGCGAGTTCCTGATCCCGCTTGAGCAGCTTGCGAGCCTGACCGGCATGAAATGGGGCGGATATGTTTATAGTGGCGGACTATCGTATGCTAGCCGTAATGACGAAGCCAAACTCGCTCAAATGCGCGCCAAAGCCAAAGAACACGCGGCAAGACTAAATGAATTCATAAAAAATTTATAG
- a CDS encoding YciI family protein, giving the protein MLLGLYQDEPHAGIIIANLKDRAELDKILAEDVYLPDMAEYEIREFKAAMAADLSAFAGK; this is encoded by the coding sequence GTGCTGCTTGGACTGTATCAGGACGAGCCGCATGCGGGCATCATCATCGCAAACCTAAAGGATAGAGCCGAGCTTGATAAAATTTTGGCCGAAGACGTTTATCTTCCTGATATGGCGGAGTATGAGATAAGAGAATTTAAAGCCGCGATGGCTGCCGATCTAAGCGCCTTTGCAGGAAAATGA